From the genome of Methanobacterium formicicum:
GGTATCCATGGTGAGTTCACCCTTCCCTTCAATGTTGGGTGGCCTAGTTTCCATACGTAAAACATGAGAGTGAGGTAACTGCAATTCCAGAGTATCTTCAATGGTTATGATACGCTCTCGGGGTGGTACGAAGGCAGCTATGGTGTTGAGGGTGGTGGTTTTACCCGAACCAGTACCTCCGGCAATAATGGCGTTACAGGGTTTTACACCCATACCATCGGTACACACCCACAGGAACCCTGCCAGATGAGAGGACATGGTTTTGAAGTTGATTAAATCCACCACAGTGAGGGGGTCTTTCCTGAATTTCCTGATGGTCAGGGTGGGTCCATCGGCAGAAACCGGGGGGAGGGTGGCGTTAACCCTGGAACCATCCTTAAGACGGGCGTCCAGTATAGGAGTTTGCTGGTCAATACGACGGTTAACCTGTCGGGCGATAACATCGATTATGGACCTTATATCATCGTCAGACTCGAAAACCACGTTGGTGACCATCATCCCGATCTTACGGTGGTAGACAAAAACATTACTCCCGGTACCAATGACCATGATCTCCTCCAGATCATCGTCCTTGATCATGGGATCCAGTTTTCCGTACCCCAACATCACCTGGGAGATCTGAGTGGCCAGTCTTTCCACATCTCGAACTCCCCTGGTTCTTAGGAACTGTTTAACGTCTCCTATAAATGATTCTTCGTCAATATTAAATTCTTCGCCCTGGGAAACAGCAACTTCCACCAGTTTCTCCCGGACTTCGTTGAATATCATTTCTTCCTTGTCGGAAAAATGGGGAACACTGACATTGTACTTGGGGATCAGGCCTTCTTCTACTATCTCCGCCTTCAATCCTGTGGAAGCTTTCCTGACCTTTTTCTCACGTTTGGGGGGTTTTTTCATTATCTGGTCTAGGGTAAACTTTTCTTCCTCTTCTGGAACTGGAGGTTCCCTTTCTTTGCGAGGTAAAGGATATTCCTCCTCCTCGACTATTTCTTCCTCCTTCTCTTCGTCAGAACCGAACTCTCCCAGAAGATCCCTCAGTATTTCCTTGCGTTTGTCCTTCATTTTCTCACGATTTAACAGTAGATTATTAGCCGGGGGCATTACAGCAGGGCATGATCAAATAAATTCCATTATTAAATTAAATTAATATTATTTATATAAAGTATCAAATATTTAAGTATATGGACATAAAGTGCCGATGCAACCAAGATTGTATTAAAA
Proteins encoded in this window:
- a CDS encoding CpaF family protein, with product MKDKRKEILRDLLGEFGSDEEKEEEIVEEEEYPLPRKEREPPVPEEEEKFTLDQIMKKPPKREKKVRKASTGLKAEIVEEGLIPKYNVSVPHFSDKEEMIFNEVREKLVEVAVSQGEEFNIDEESFIGDVKQFLRTRGVRDVERLATQISQVMLGYGKLDPMIKDDDLEEIMVIGTGSNVFVYHRKIGMMVTNVVFESDDDIRSIIDVIARQVNRRIDQQTPILDARLKDGSRVNATLPPVSADGPTLTIRKFRKDPLTVVDLINFKTMSSHLAGFLWVCTDGMGVKPCNAIIAGGTGSGKTTTLNTIAAFVPPRERIITIEDTLELQLPHSHVLRMETRPPNIEGKGELTMDTLVKNSLRQRPDRVIVGEVRGMEAITLFTALNTGHSGMGTLHSNTARETITRLVNPPMNVPNIMIPALDFIIMQNRMYRAEGGSIRRITEVAEVVGMEEGNVQLNRVFEWNNVTDKVEYVGIASQTLREMAEMRGVGISELEEEIEKRRLVLEYLADNNIRSIEEVGRCINSYYKDPDGMLDRIL